The proteins below come from a single Prochlorococcus marinus str. MIT 9215 genomic window:
- the uvrA gene encoding excinuclease ABC subunit UvrA — protein sequence MVKKINNSLEEGNSINIRGARQHNLKNIDLSLPRNKFIVFTGVSGSGKSSLAFDTIFAEGQRRYVESLSAYARQFLGQVDKPDVDNIEGLSPAISIDQKSTSHNPRSTVGTVTEIQDYLRLLFGRAGEPHCHHCGIPIAPQTIDEMVDQILLLPEGTRYQLLAPVVRGKKGTHTKLISGLASEGFARVRINGEVRELADSIELDKNQIHNIEVVVDRLIAREGIQERLNDSLQTCLKRGDGLAIVEIVPKKGENLPPNLEREKLYSENYACPVHGSIVEELSPRLFSFNSPYGACPDCHGIGYLKKFTADRVIPNKTLPVYAAIAPWSEKDNTYYFSLLYSVGQAYGFELKTPWNDLSDLQKKVLLTGSEKPILIQADSRFKTSSGFERPFEGILPILERQLNEANGESVKQKLEKYLELVPCKTCSGKRLRPEALAVKLGPYNITDLTSISVSQTLTHIERIMGLGKTKKENISLSEKQKQIGELVLKEIRLRLEFLINVGLDYLTLDRPAMTLSGGEAQRIRLATQIGAGLTGVLYVLDEPSIGLHQRDNDRLLETLKSLRDLGNTLVVVEHDEDTMKSADYLVDIGPGAGVYGGEIIAKGSYQDVLDSERSLTGAYLSGRKSIPTPKERRSSVKKSLILNNCSKNNLKNISVEFPLGRLVSVTGVSGSGKSTLINELLHPALCHSLGLKVPFPQGVKELKGIKAIDKVIVIDQSPIGRTPRSNPATYTGAFDPIRQIFTATVEAKARGYQAGQFSFNVKGGRCEACKGQGVNVIEMNFLPDVYVQCEVCKGARFNRETLQVKYKGFNISDVLEMTVEQAAETFSAIPQAADRLSTLVDVGLGYVKLGQPAPTLSGGEAQRVKLATELSKRATGKTLYLIDEPTTGLSFYDVHKLMDVIQRLVDKGNSVIVIEHNLDVIRCSDWIIDLGPDGGDKGGEIIAEGIPEDIAKNPVSHTAKYLKKVLK from the coding sequence ATGGTTAAAAAAATCAATAATAGTCTTGAGGAAGGTAATTCGATCAATATTAGGGGAGCTCGTCAGCATAATTTAAAAAATATTGATCTCTCTCTACCTAGGAATAAATTTATAGTTTTTACAGGAGTGAGTGGGAGTGGTAAAAGTTCTCTAGCTTTTGATACTATTTTTGCTGAAGGTCAAAGAAGATATGTTGAGAGTCTTTCAGCATACGCAAGGCAATTTTTGGGTCAAGTAGATAAACCAGATGTCGACAATATTGAGGGTTTATCACCTGCTATTTCAATTGATCAGAAATCTACAAGTCATAATCCTCGATCAACAGTTGGTACAGTAACAGAGATACAGGATTATTTAAGATTACTGTTTGGTCGTGCTGGTGAGCCGCATTGTCACCATTGCGGGATTCCAATTGCGCCTCAAACAATTGATGAAATGGTTGATCAAATTCTTCTTTTACCAGAAGGAACAAGGTACCAATTGTTGGCTCCTGTTGTAAGAGGTAAGAAAGGAACACATACAAAACTAATAAGTGGATTAGCTTCTGAAGGATTCGCTAGGGTAAGAATCAACGGAGAGGTAAGAGAACTTGCTGATAGTATTGAATTAGACAAAAATCAAATTCATAATATTGAGGTAGTAGTTGATAGATTAATTGCAAGAGAAGGAATACAAGAAAGATTAAACGATTCTCTACAAACTTGTCTTAAAAGAGGAGATGGCTTAGCAATAGTGGAAATTGTTCCAAAAAAAGGAGAAAATTTACCTCCCAACTTAGAGAGAGAAAAACTTTACTCAGAAAATTATGCATGTCCTGTACATGGCTCTATTGTTGAAGAACTTTCTCCTAGATTATTTTCTTTTAATAGCCCATATGGAGCCTGTCCAGATTGCCATGGAATTGGTTATTTAAAAAAATTTACTGCGGATAGAGTTATACCTAATAAAACATTGCCTGTTTATGCTGCGATAGCTCCTTGGAGTGAAAAAGATAATACTTATTACTTTTCTTTACTTTATTCAGTAGGGCAAGCTTATGGTTTTGAATTAAAAACTCCTTGGAATGATTTAAGTGATCTCCAAAAAAAGGTACTACTTACGGGATCAGAGAAACCAATATTAATTCAAGCTGATAGTCGTTTCAAAACTTCTAGTGGTTTTGAAAGACCTTTCGAGGGGATTTTGCCAATTTTAGAAAGGCAATTGAATGAAGCCAATGGAGAATCAGTTAAACAAAAATTAGAAAAGTATCTAGAATTAGTGCCCTGTAAGACATGTTCGGGAAAAAGACTAAGACCAGAGGCATTGGCAGTTAAACTTGGTCCTTACAACATAACTGATTTAACTTCTATAAGCGTTTCTCAAACCTTAACTCATATCGAACGTATCATGGGATTAGGCAAGACAAAAAAGGAAAATATATCTTTATCAGAAAAACAAAAGCAGATAGGTGAGTTGGTTTTAAAGGAGATTCGTTTGCGTTTGGAGTTTCTAATTAATGTAGGTTTAGATTATTTGACTTTAGATAGACCAGCAATGACTTTGTCTGGTGGTGAGGCTCAGCGTATTAGATTGGCAACACAAATAGGCGCAGGTCTCACTGGCGTTTTATACGTATTAGATGAGCCTAGTATTGGTTTGCATCAGAGAGATAATGACAGATTATTAGAAACATTAAAAAGTTTAAGAGATTTGGGAAATACTTTGGTTGTGGTTGAACATGATGAAGATACTATGAAATCTGCGGATTATTTAGTAGATATTGGTCCAGGGGCAGGTGTTTACGGTGGAGAAATTATTGCGAAAGGATCTTATCAAGATGTCTTAGATTCAGAAAGGTCTTTAACTGGAGCTTATCTCAGTGGTAGGAAGTCGATTCCCACTCCAAAAGAACGTAGATCATCTGTAAAAAAAAGTTTAATTTTAAATAATTGCTCTAAAAATAATTTAAAAAATATCTCTGTGGAATTTCCTTTGGGAAGATTAGTTTCTGTAACTGGTGTGAGTGGAAGTGGGAAGAGCACCTTGATAAATGAATTGCTTCATCCTGCATTGTGTCATTCTCTAGGGTTAAAAGTCCCCTTTCCTCAAGGTGTAAAAGAGTTAAAGGGTATAAAGGCAATTGATAAAGTTATCGTTATTGATCAATCTCCAATTGGAAGAACTCCAAGATCTAATCCTGCTACATATACTGGCGCTTTTGATCCTATAAGGCAGATATTTACTGCCACAGTAGAAGCAAAAGCAAGAGGTTATCAGGCTGGTCAATTTAGCTTTAATGTGAAAGGAGGTAGATGCGAAGCTTGTAAAGGCCAGGGAGTCAATGTTATTGAAATGAATTTTTTACCTGATGTGTATGTTCAATGTGAAGTATGTAAAGGAGCTCGTTTTAACAGGGAAACTCTACAAGTTAAATATAAAGGTTTCAATATATCTGACGTTTTAGAGATGACTGTTGAACAAGCTGCTGAAACCTTTTCTGCTATACCTCAAGCTGCTGATAGATTATCTACATTGGTAGATGTCGGATTAGGATATGTCAAATTAGGTCAACCTGCTCCTACATTATCTGGTGGAGAGGCTCAAAGAGTTAAGTTAGCTACGGAATTATCAAAAAGGGCTACTGGAAAAACTTTATATTTGATTGATGAACCAACTACAGGCTTAAGTTTTTATGATGTGCATAAATTAATGGATGTGATACAACGATTGGTAGATAAAGGTAATTCAGTAATTGTTATTGAACATAATCTAGATGTTATTAGGTGTTCAGATTGGATTATCGACTTAGGACCTGATGGAGGGGATAAAGGCGGAGAAATCATTGCAGAAGGTATTCCTGAGGATATAGCTAAAAATCCTGTAAGTCATACAGCAAAATATCTCAAAAAGGTTCTAAAGTAA
- a CDS encoding AAA family ATPase: protein MLIQLKIENIALIEIIEINFEKGLNIITGDSGSGKSLILDSLNVLFGGTNIPLKHLIRPGKDHCMIEAIFSSSSQINNWLISNGFEGSNSELIIKRKSFRKNNKILSKYNVNNLSINKTLLEKLGRFLIDFAGQSDTFIFDTLDKRRTIIDDLASQGLRNTSAKIKNIWEESEVLKLLMNKKIESNNKQQENNFVFKQMLKSLEEAKLNSCDEISELELLENKLVNNLEINNSIQLSLENLNNFSHDNPSVASLINQSIKTLNKTADFDSEIQKFREKLLNIQSNVEELIFALNSYLQDIENYESNLPEIQKRLFFLKNLERTFSLDLPKLIEKRDQLKMYFQQNDKDNEIIQIKSQIKKLQSNLNFLFLTQSTERKRIAKQLQNSVLSILRNLGLKNANFSIQFSECKPSSDGIDNINFLFSANPDQKLAPLSNVISSGEMSRFLLAIKSSISKKPNTFFLDEIDSGLSGKSLFSLVELIKEISKNQQVLCITHQPFLAAGGLAHFKVNKKVINGVTYTSIAKLTTKKQRKHELVELIGGGFGEANDYASKLLDRAAA from the coding sequence ATGTTAATACAATTAAAAATAGAAAACATTGCCTTAATAGAAATTATAGAAATTAATTTCGAAAAAGGTTTGAATATCATAACTGGGGATTCAGGATCAGGAAAATCGCTAATCTTAGATTCCCTTAATGTATTATTTGGTGGAACTAATATACCTCTTAAACATTTAATACGTCCAGGAAAAGATCATTGTATGATTGAGGCAATATTTTCTTCTTCCTCCCAAATTAATAATTGGCTAATTAGTAATGGTTTTGAAGGAAGTAACTCAGAACTAATAATTAAAAGAAAATCTTTTAGAAAAAATAATAAAATATTATCAAAATATAATGTTAATAATTTATCAATTAATAAGACATTATTAGAAAAACTTGGTCGATTTTTAATTGATTTCGCAGGGCAATCTGACACTTTTATATTTGATACTCTAGATAAGAGAAGAACGATTATTGATGACTTAGCATCCCAAGGATTGAGAAATACTAGTGCAAAGATTAAAAATATATGGGAAGAAAGTGAAGTTTTAAAATTATTAATGAACAAAAAAATAGAATCTAATAATAAGCAACAAGAAAACAACTTTGTATTTAAACAAATGTTGAAGAGTTTAGAAGAAGCTAAATTAAATTCCTGTGATGAAATTTCAGAATTAGAGTTATTAGAAAATAAACTCGTAAATAATCTCGAAATTAATAATTCAATTCAATTATCACTAGAAAACTTAAATAATTTCAGTCATGATAATCCATCAGTGGCGTCTTTAATAAATCAATCCATAAAAACTTTAAATAAAACAGCAGATTTCGATTCAGAGATTCAAAAATTTAGAGAGAAGTTGTTAAATATTCAATCTAATGTTGAAGAGTTGATTTTTGCTTTAAATTCATATTTGCAAGACATAGAAAACTATGAATCTAATCTTCCAGAAATACAGAAAAGATTGTTTTTTTTAAAAAACTTGGAGAGAACTTTTTCATTGGATCTTCCTAAATTAATTGAAAAGCGAGATCAATTGAAAATGTATTTTCAACAAAATGATAAAGATAATGAGATAATTCAAATTAAAAGTCAAATTAAAAAATTACAAAGTAATTTAAATTTTTTATTTCTTACTCAATCTACTGAAAGAAAAAGAATTGCTAAACAGTTACAAAATTCAGTATTGTCCATTTTACGCAATCTAGGTTTAAAAAATGCAAATTTTTCAATACAATTTTCTGAATGTAAACCTTCTAGCGATGGAATTGATAATATAAATTTTTTGTTTTCGGCCAATCCTGATCAGAAGCTTGCTCCATTATCAAATGTTATTTCAAGCGGAGAAATGTCAAGATTCTTGTTAGCTATTAAATCTAGTATTTCTAAAAAACCCAATACTTTCTTTTTAGATGAAATTGATAGCGGTTTAAGTGGAAAATCTTTATTTTCTTTAGTTGAGTTGATTAAAGAAATTTCTAAAAATCAACAAGTTTTATGTATTACACATCAACCTTTCTTAGCTGCTGGAGGACTAGCTCATTTCAAAGTGAATAAAAAAGTAATTAATGGAGTAACTTATACCTCAATTGCAAAACTAACTACAAAAAAACAAAGAAAACACGAATTAGTGGAACTAATTGGTGGAGGTTTTGGTGAAGCAAATGATTACGCATCTAAACTTCTTGACAGGGCAGCAGCATAA
- a CDS encoding ABC1 kinase family protein codes for MKEDFTDFIEVSGLLNYDPNTISKIYKKNPKRLLKRLWETLIPIFAYIFSVGWDKLTGRLKKEQQARFRAKELTNLLVELGPAFVKAGQALSTRPDIIPGILLEELSELQDQLPGFDGDKAMELIEEDLGSKIDEIFLEIDKEPISAASLGQVHKAKLKNEEVVAVKVQRPGLREQITLDLYIVRNIAYWLKNNIGLIRSDLVALIDELGKRVFEEMDYLNEAANAEKFRDMHKHNKMIAVPKIYEEITSRRVLTMEWIDGTKLTNLEDVKKLGINPDEMIDIGVQCSLEQLLEHGFFHADPHPGNLLALEDGRLCYLDFGMMSEVSRESRSGLIQAVVHLVNKNFDKLSQDFVKLGFLSEEVNLEPIVPAFQDVFINAVEQGVSKMDFKSVTDDMSGVMYKFPFRLPPYYALIIRSLLTLEGIALSVDPNFKILGAAYPYFARRLMEDPDPQLRESLKEMLFDNKKFKWDRLEDLLSNAAKQSNLDLEKLLDEVINLLFSPKGGFLRNEIIESFTNQIDLVSLKILKNLNNYLPESIKLNMTKENNNFGDLVMYIEPLRNFLEILQKVPGYSIDIFLKRVPRLINEPYTKEMGIKIAKKVTEKGVVRLVKIAAGTAI; via the coding sequence ATGAAAGAAGATTTTACCGATTTTATAGAAGTATCTGGACTTCTAAATTATGATCCAAATACAATTTCTAAAATTTACAAAAAAAATCCTAAAAGACTTTTAAAAAGACTTTGGGAAACACTCATACCTATTTTTGCCTACATCTTTTCTGTTGGTTGGGATAAATTAACTGGAAGATTAAAAAAAGAACAGCAAGCTAGATTTAGAGCAAAAGAATTAACAAATTTATTAGTAGAACTTGGACCTGCATTTGTTAAAGCAGGCCAAGCTTTATCAACAAGACCAGATATAATTCCTGGCATTCTTTTGGAAGAATTATCTGAATTACAAGATCAACTACCAGGGTTTGATGGTGATAAAGCTATGGAATTAATAGAAGAGGATTTAGGCTCCAAAATAGATGAAATTTTTTTAGAAATTGACAAAGAGCCAATTTCGGCTGCTTCTCTAGGTCAAGTTCATAAAGCAAAACTAAAAAATGAAGAGGTCGTAGCTGTTAAAGTTCAACGGCCGGGTTTGCGGGAACAAATTACTTTAGACCTTTATATAGTTAGAAATATCGCTTATTGGCTAAAAAACAATATCGGATTAATTAGAAGCGATCTTGTTGCTTTAATTGATGAATTAGGCAAAAGAGTATTTGAAGAAATGGATTATTTAAATGAAGCTGCAAATGCAGAGAAATTTAGAGATATGCATAAACATAACAAAATGATTGCAGTACCAAAAATATACGAAGAAATCACGTCAAGAAGAGTTTTAACGATGGAATGGATCGACGGTACAAAATTAACGAATTTAGAAGATGTAAAAAAATTAGGAATCAATCCTGATGAAATGATTGATATAGGAGTTCAGTGTAGTTTAGAACAGCTTTTAGAACATGGTTTTTTTCACGCTGACCCACATCCAGGTAATTTATTAGCCTTAGAAGACGGCAGGTTATGTTATTTAGATTTTGGGATGATGAGCGAAGTTTCTAGAGAATCTAGGTCTGGATTGATTCAAGCCGTTGTACATTTGGTAAATAAAAACTTCGATAAATTATCTCAAGATTTTGTAAAATTAGGATTTTTATCAGAAGAAGTTAATCTAGAGCCCATTGTCCCAGCTTTTCAAGACGTTTTCATTAACGCTGTTGAACAAGGAGTTTCTAAAATGGATTTCAAGAGTGTTACAGACGATATGTCTGGGGTTATGTATAAATTCCCTTTCAGACTACCTCCCTATTATGCTTTGATAATTAGGTCATTACTTACATTAGAAGGAATTGCTTTAAGTGTAGATCCAAACTTCAAAATATTAGGTGCAGCTTACCCTTATTTTGCAAGAAGATTGATGGAAGATCCTGATCCACAATTAAGAGAAAGCCTAAAAGAAATGCTTTTTGACAATAAAAAATTTAAGTGGGACCGTTTAGAAGATCTACTTTCCAATGCTGCAAAACAATCAAATCTTGATTTAGAAAAGCTTTTAGATGAAGTGATAAATCTTCTCTTTTCTCCAAAAGGAGGATTCCTTAGAAATGAAATAATTGAAAGTTTTACAAATCAAATAGATTTAGTAAGTTTAAAAATATTGAAAAATTTGAATAACTACCTGCCTGAATCAATCAAATTAAATATGACTAAGGAAAATAACAACTTTGGTGACCTTGTAATGTACATTGAACCGTTGAGAAATTTTCTAGAAATTCTACAAAAAGTTCCTGGCTATTCGATAGATATTTTTCTTAAAAGGGTTCCTAGACTTATAAATGAGCCTTACACAAAAGAAATGGGTATAAAAATTGCGAAAAAAGTTACCGAAAAAGGAGTTGTTAGACTTGTGAAAATCGCCGCTGGCACAGCTATTTAA